One genomic region from Homalodisca vitripennis isolate AUS2020 chromosome 6, UT_GWSS_2.1, whole genome shotgun sequence encodes:
- the LOC124365450 gene encoding LOW QUALITY PROTEIN: vacuolar protein sorting-associated protein 29 (The sequence of the model RefSeq protein was modified relative to this genomic sequence to represent the inferred CDS: deleted 1 base in 1 codon) — MAAAPSYHWPLLGDLHIPHRCSSLPSKFKKLLVPGRIQHILVTGNLCTKESFDYLKTLASDVHVVRGDFDENMNYPEQKVVTVGQFRIGLCHGHQVVPWGDPESLALVQRQLDVDILISGHTHKFEAYEHDNKFYINPGSATGAYNPLDSSIIPSFVLMDIQSTTVVTYVYQLVGDEVKVERIEYKKS; from the exons TGTTGGGAGATTTGCACATTCCTCATAGATGTAGCAGCTTACCTTCAAAATTCAAGAAACTTCTTGTTCCAGGACGCATTCAGCACATTCTT GTTACTGGTAACTTGTGCACTAAAGAATCttttgattatttgaaaacattggCTAGTGATGTTCATGTCGTACGTGGAGATTTTGATGAAAACATGAATTATCCTGAACAGAAAGTTGTTACAGTAGGGCAATTTAGAATTGGTTTATGTCATGGTCATCAGGTTGTTCCTTGGGGTGATCCTGAATCCTTAGCTTTGGTTCAACGTCAACTAGATGTAGATATTCTAATATCTGGTCATACTCACAAATTTGAAGCTTATGAGCATgataacaagttttatattaacCCGGGATCTGCTACAGGCGCATACAACCCTCTAGACTCCTCGATCATTCCTTCTTTTGTATTGATGGATATACAAAGTACAACTGTTGTCACATATGTATACCAGTTGGTTGGTGATGAAGTAAAAGTGGAAAGAATTGAGTACAAGAAGAGCTAA